A window of the Chaetodon trifascialis isolate fChaTrf1 chromosome 9, fChaTrf1.hap1, whole genome shotgun sequence genome harbors these coding sequences:
- the igsf10 gene encoding immunoglobulin superfamily member 10 — MSVCACNALYLRRWLLKSLLFLAAVLPTSGDCPKSCACHLPNEVHCTFRYLTAIPDHIQPAVERINLGYNSITALRENDLSGLENLELLMLHSNTIHSIEDRAFQDLKSLQVLKMSFNKVKKINKETFKGLDSLLRLHMDHNHIDFISPEAFYGLTNLQLVHLEGNHLQQLHPDTFITLRHSQVFKVSSVRNIHLSDNLLTTLPASIFSGCSQLENLFLHGNPWTCDCRMKWFSVWAQRNTGVLKCKRDRRYPRGQLCPVCETPAPYHNRPLSHFTSDAFTCTKPWIQPHLKQKNISLDEGDFTPVSPKDFIAPLGSIQMNLTNQFHNDASLSCTVQRPSAFENLTQTLQEEEGNNVTLLTAAITTYLVCNIDYEHIQQLWQILATYSDSPMRMERGLMLARSPEMVYRYSQIEAKEGEEGIHTNIEAEMKASPPWLMQGEVSFQLDRTTTTYSTLHIKYQSLVNLRVENTSPKRDRYSWTMIKRDNQTKTEHTVLTGGVVQLNCQIQGEPKPLLEWILPDGSKVRAPYSSEDRRIIITAEGKLTLRGADASDTGVYRCIATNYLDADILTFRVTVLSPDVEEAEVNGVQLSRPLGENLVFDCSSSGSPEASAQWILPDHSVLDKSHGNRKVYDNGTLLIQGLTARDRGFYRCLVANHLGIDLLVSQVTVTEEKSEAVTVLDSEGSGTEMGDKVDPSLTENTVTLNENPSSSPLNRTMQESRTITSDRPYPRVRSRGRGGAGGRLAQRRRPFSSRRIWSSRVFDKTSRKVDPQKFAEFLKKAQDGSRIKPNTEKGRVKNVDSNTGLSGDGEIGSGEDRNEDHLLIVPRIVRPATGNPQRGRIFGQDNRQPETVTATQTDQHRKVATVEEHQISNHIDSSQVTENKNTPTAESYMQSDSTPIKFTFTNNPTERSEKQSEAVTPYSTISHNTALSSFDETSEFYALERSTKQGSNAHPVTLQLTVTDSSQETQLQFSGEQPAQPETSTWAALSFTTDPNVTPMRDGPGPVELVVHTSTDPESQTTYTAVTTTERQQDEITFHTTQTIKSPRLPAGSTIISRQKIHIIPHKNSRGGGRRRTFQGRRRIIKPSRIADIQSFINKLKQPSVKKEGNATVPYRIELTTDCNCDDGKKTATSDVHEVKPAASSSSSLHRTERPATAQKTTTSTTNYYVTSNVPSSHTESRPEISSGYITSADAPEFDPTIDPFLTTNKEPSMSTTATTTTTASKVIRGRIPWDRLFGGRGREKILGRLRRPFITQKTTTATTAETTTATLTTAPAPTPSISADSLAEPETLPPSRQTGDKEGSLDDDYGDGDVSSADFEFTTLGPSFHHLTTTSSSYYSRSSTTAETPPESQTLPSPPTVKPPSVENPDEAISSGSGGLPDNWFVNRQRPGGTGRRQGRRRRPFRGRRPFRKTAITNLHPTTTTETLSTEFTTMETTMETTTLPQRTVSLYKPLTTPSRKEGRTAIAVSTDQTSKEETDLYEDFDWSPSSSLPGYTTTKTPGIPTTTFTPTTTFMPTTKGPYTTAQPRVHSNIRPPTQRNNGHSTHRPPMRRIRPTVQSSGTRDDADKGLTFDTMTILTAEQGYTNNPDPYNNIGRHSTISSVNNKVTGNEATSSNIAGFEPTTEIMTSKPKIVGGNAASFTVLSNSDAFLPCEAVGIPPPTITWKRFSTSTGSTMTIKGRMGKFEVLSNGTLSIQHANIKDRGQYLCLAENEHGSDKLLVTLSVVAYPSRIIEPKMRDIKSHAGNTVEMKCKAEGRPTPTISWILANRTQVRGLNKEKGRVSVSTEGTLVIEQVSVYDRGHYKCIASNPAGADTATVRLQVVAAPPGIVEEKRQQVKAAVSQSLWLPCTGQGSPQPTIHWVLHDGSMVRSNRPASNTRMSVYENGTLHMKGVSQADSGKYECIATSSTGSERRVVTLTVEKGESAPQIVETSQRMTELFFGDQLRLNCSATGDPNPRIMWRLPSKAVVDQWHRMGSRIQVLDNGTLTVSTVSDKDAGDYLCVARSKVGDDLQLMRVSVSMKPAKIEPKLYGKKQVPYGKDLKVDCKASGAPKPEISWGLPDGTVVNSALQSDASSGGGRARRYTLFDNGTLYLNQVGISEEGDYTCYAENQVGKDEMLVHISVVTAAPRIRPTSQAYARVKPGGNIRFDCEALGEPKPKILWMLPTNDVIAASNERYLMHVNGSLDIRDVKVIDAGDYVCMARNPAGENRKVYKLDIDGNPPMINGYQQNRTVIKDVAAKFSRKLIDCKAEGDPTPSITWIMPDNIFLTAPYFGSRINVHHNGTLEIRNVRPTDTAEFICVARNDGGEAVMVVQLEVTGMLRRPIFKNPFNERVVSRIGKTTVLNCSANGHPMPEIIWTLPNGTRLTGQPNRGSHYHLGSDGTLVIYNPHQEDAGKYRCGARNFMGYIEKLIILDVGQKPYILTRPRGIIRSMSGDPLFLHCLSDGSPRPRIYWTIPGGHTLTRPQVFGRYKLLENGTLVIQDTTLHDRGNYICRAHNDAGEAVLTVPVIIIAYPPRITKGPPPHVKAVSGISIQLNCVAFGIPKPEITWELPDHSILSAAEQGRPMGSEMLHPQGTLIIQRPTTSDSGTYKCLAKNHLGTDSKVTYVHVL; from the exons ATGAGTGTGTGCGCCTGCAACGCTTTGTACCTGCGGAGGTGGCTCCTGAAGTCTCTGTTGTTCTTGGCTGCTGTGCTGCCGACGAGCGGTGACTGCCCCAAATCATGCGCCTGCCATTTACCCAACGAAGTGCACTGCACCTTCAGATACCTGACCGCAATACCTGACCACATCCAGCCAGCTGTGGAAAGAATTAACCTTGG GTACAACAGTATAACGGCCTTGAGAGAAAATGATCTTTCAGGACTTGAGAACTTAGAGTTGTTGATGCTGCACAGTAACACCATCCATAGTATTGAAGACAGAGCCTTCCAAGACCTCAAGTCCTTACAG GTCCTGAAGATGTCCTTTAATAAAGTAAAGAAAATCAACAAAGAGACATTCAAAGGCCTGGACAGTCTGCTGAGACTCCACATGGACCACAACCACATAGACTTCATTAGCCCAGAGGCTTTTTATGGCCTTACCAACCTGCAGCTTGTCCACCTGGAGGGGaaccacctccagcagctccacccAGACACATTCATCACACTGAGGCACAGCCAGGTGTTCAAGGTGTCCTCAGTAAGAAACATCCACCTGTCAGACAACCTCCTTACCACGCTGCCTGCAAGTATTTTCTCAGGCTGCAGCCAGTTAGAGAACCTCTTCCTCCATGGCAACCCGTGGACGTGTGATTGCCGTATGAAGTGGTTCTCAGTGTGGGCACAGAGGAACACag GTGTGCTGAAATGCAAGCGAGACCGGAGATATCCAAGAGGCCAGCTGTGCCCTGTCTGTGAAACTCCTGCCCCTTACCACAACAGACCTCTATCCCATTTCACCAGTGATGCCTTTACTTGTACCAAACCCTGGATCCAACCCCACctaaagcagaaaaacatcagcCTGGATGAGGGGGACTTTACTCCAGTTTCCCCCAAGGATTTTATTGCCCCATTAGGCTCCATACAAATGAACTTAACTAACCAGTTTCACAATGATGCCAGCCTGTCTTGCACTGTCCAGAGGCCCTCTGCTTTCGAGAACCTGACACAAACcttacaggaggaggagggaaacaatGTCACCTTACTTACTGCTGCCATAACTACATATTTGGTGTGTAATATTGACTATGAACATATACAGCAGCTGTGGCAGATCCTGGCCACTTATAGTGACTCTCCCATGAGAATGGAGAGAGGCTTAATGCTTGCCAGAAGCCCAGAAATGGTGTACAGGTATAGTCAAATAGAAgcaaaagagggagaagaaggaaTTCACACAAACATTGAGGCTGAGATGAAAGCCTCCCCTCCATGGTTGATGCAGGGAGAGGTGAGCTTCCAGCTTGACCGCACTACTACCACTTACTCTACTCTGCACATTAAGTATCAGTCTCTGGTCAACCTACGTGTTGAAAACACATCACCTAAGAGGGATCGCTATTCCTGGACCATGATCAAGAGAGATAATCAGACCAAGACTGAGCACACGGTACTTACAG gTGGCGTAGTACAATTGAACTGTCAAATCCAAGGTGAGCCAAAGCCTTTGTTGGAGTGGATTTTACCAGATGGAAGTAAAGTCAGAGCTCCTTACTCCAGTGAGGACAGGAGGATCATAATCACTGCCGAAGGGAAGCTCACTCTACGGGGTGCAGATGCCTCCGACACAGGCGTCTACCGGTGCATTGCAACAAACTACCTGGATGCAGATATCCTCACCTTTCGAGTGACTGTTCTGTCCCCTGATGTGGAAGAAGCTGAGGTCAACGGCGTTCAACTCTCAAGGCCACTGGGTGAAAATCTGGTTTTTGACTGTAGCTCCTCAGGGAGTCCTGAGGCTTCGGCCCAGTGGATACTCCCTGATCACTCAGTATTGGACAAGTCTCATGGGAACAGGAAAGTGTATGATAATGGAACCCTGCTGATTCAGGGTCTCACAGCAAGGGACAGAGGATTTTATCGGTGTTTAGTTGCTAATCACCTTGGAATTGACCTGCTCGTGTCTCAGGTGACAGTGACTGAAGAGAAGTCTGAAGCAGTCACAGTTTTGGACAGCGAGGGATCAGGAACAGAGATGGGGGACAAGGTTGACCCCAGCTTGACTGAAAACACAGTCACTCTCAATGAGAATCCCTCTTCCAGTCCCTTGAACAGAACTATGCAGGAATCCAGGACCATCACCTCAGATCGGCCTTACCCCAGAGTCAGGTCGCGAGgcagaggaggtgctggaggtaGACTGGCGCAGAGAAGGAGGCCATTTAGCAGCCGGCGCATCTGGAGTAGTAGGGTCTTTGATAAAACCTCCAGGAAAGTGGACCCACAGAAATTTGCTGAATTTCTGAAAAAGGCTCAAGATGGATCAAGAATAAAACCTAACACAGAGAAAGGGAGGGTGAAAAATGTGGACTCAAACACTGGTCTATCTGGTGATGGTGAAATTGGCTCTGGTGAGGATCGTAATGAAGATCATCTGCTCATCGTTCCTAGGATAGTCAGACCAGCTACAGGTAATCCACAGAGAGGTAGAATATTTGGACAAGACAATAGGCAACCTGAAACTGTAACAGCCACACAGACTGATCAGCATCGCAAGGTAGCAACAGTGGAGGAACATCAAATCAGCAATCACATTGATTCAAGTCAAGTGACGGAAAATAAGAACACACCAACAGCAGAGTCATATATGCAGTCAGATTCTACACCAATCAAGttcacattcacaaacaatccaacagaaagaagtgaaaaacaaagtgaagcagttACGCCGTACAGCACTATTTCACACAACACAGCCCTTTCTAGTTTTGATGAGACCTCTGAGTTTTATGCCCTGGAAAGAAGTACCAAGCAAGGCTCAAACGCGCACCCAGTCACTCTCCAACTTACTGTGACTGACTCGTCACAAGAAACTCAGCTCCAGTTCTCAGGAGAACAGCCTGCACAGCCGGAGACATCCACTTGGGCGGCGCTCTCATTTACCACAGACCCTAATGTCACTCCAATGAGGGATGGCCCAGGCCCCGTGGAACTAGTTGTTCACACATCCACGGATCCAGAAAGCCAGACGACATACACAGCCGTCACcaccacagagagacaacaaGATGAGATCACCTTCCACACTACCCAAACAATCAAATCCCCACGCCTGCCTGCTGGATCCACAATCATCTCCCGACAGAAGATCCATATCATCCCACACaagaacagcagaggaggggggcGCAGGAGGACCTTCCAAGGCCGCAGGAGGATAATTAAACCCAGCAGGATCGCTGACATACAGTCCTTCATCAATAAACTTAAACAGCCCTCAGTGAAGAAGGAAGGGAATGCCACAGTGCCATATAGAATTGAACTAACCACAG ACTGCAACTGTGATGACGGCAAAAAGACAGCAACCTCTGATGTGCATGAGGTGAAACCAGCAGCTTCATCCAGTTCATCTTTACACAGAACAGAGAGACCTGCCActgcacaaaaaacaacaacttctACCACAAACTATTATGTTACTTCAAATGTCCCCTCCAGCCATACAGAATCAAGACCAGAAATTTCAAGTGGCTACATAACCTCAGCTGATGCCCCGGAGTTTGACCCTACAATTGATCCATTTTTGACCACAAATAAAGAACCATCAATGTCCACCACAGCCACTACTACTACAACTGCCTCTAAGGTTATTCGTGGAAGGATTCCATGGGACAGACTGTTTgggggcagagggagggaaaagatACTGGGCAGGCTAAGGAGGCCATTCATTACCCAAAAAACTACGACTGCTACTACAGCTGAAACTACAACAGCAACCCTAACCACAGCCCCTGCTCCTACTCCCTCCATTTCTGCGGACTCACTGGCTGAACCTGAGACTCTGCCCCCatccagacagacaggggacaaAGAGGGCTCATTAGATGATGACTATGGAGATGGAGATGTGTCCTCTGCAGATTTTGAGTTCACAACATTGGGACCCAGCTTTCACCATCTAACTACTACCAGTTCATCATATTACTCCAgatcctccaccactgctgaaaCACCACCAGAATCGCAGACTCTGCCTTCCCCACCTACTGTCAAACCACCTTCAGTCGAAAATCCCGATGAAGCCATATCATCTGGGTCCGGGGGCCTACCTGATAATTGGTTTGTGAACAGACAGCGGCCTGGTGGGACAGGACGACGGCAAGGGCGGAGAAGGAGGCCCTTTAGGGGCAGGAGACCCTTCAGGAAAACTGCAATCACTAATTTGCACCCTACCACCACAACTGAGACTTTAAGTACAGAGTTCACAACTATGGAAACTACAATGGAGACAACCACACTTCCACAACGGACTGTTTCACTCTACAAGCCCCTGACTACCCCATCTAGGAAAGAGGGCAGAACTGCAATAGCTGTTTCCACTGACCAAACATCAAAGGAAGAGACTGACTTATATGAGGACTTTGACTGGAGCCCATCTAGCAGTTTACCAGGCTATACTACAACCAAGACACCTGGGATCCCCACAACCACAttcacccccaccaccacatTCATGCCAACTACCAAAGGACCTTACACAACAGCTCAGCCCAGAGTCCACAGCAACATCAGACCACCAACACAGAGGAACAATGGTCACAGCACTCATAGGCCACCAATGAGGAGAATCAGACCTACGGTGCAGAGCAGTGGTACCAGAGATGATGCAGATAAAGGCCTCACCTTTGACACGATGACCATCCTTACAGCTGAGCAAGGATACACCAACAACCCTGACCCATACAACAACATAGGCAGACACAGTACCATCTCTAGTGTTAATAATAAAGTCACTGGCAATGAAGCTACAAGTTCCAATATTGCTGGCTTTGAACCCACAACAGAGATTATGACAAGCAAACCTAAGATAGTAGGGGGCAATGCCGCCAGCTTCACTGTGTTATCCAACTCAGATGCTTTCTTGCCCTGTGAGGCTGTTGGAATCCCTCCGCCAACTATAACCTGGAAGCGCTTCTCCACAAGCACAG gAAGCACCATGACCATTAAGGGGAGGATGGGCAAGTTTGAAGTGCTTAGCAATGGCACGCTGTCGATTCAGCATGCCAACATTAAGGACCGTGGCCAGTACCTCTGTTTAGCTGAGAATGAGCATGGATCAGATAAACTTCTTGTCACCCTCTCTGTGGTGGCTTACCCCTCACGCATCATCGAGCCAAAAATGCGTGACATTAAGTCTCATGCAGGAAACACTGTAGAGATGAAATGTAAAGCAGAGGGTCGGCCCACACCCACGATATCCTGGATCCTGGCCAACCGAACTCAGGTCAGGGGTCTGAACAAAGAGAAGGGTAGGGTATCAGTATCTACCGAGGGGACTCTGGTCATTGAGCAGGTGTCTGTTTATGATAGAGGCCATTACAAATGCATTGCCAGTAATCCAGCTGGAGCTGATACTGCCACAGTCCGATTGCAGGTCGTGGCAGCTCCACCAGGCATTGTGGAGGAGAAACGACAGCAGGTGAAAGCTGCTGTAAGCCAAAGCTTGTGGCTACCATGCACTGGCCAAGGCAGCCCTCAGCCTACTATTCACTGGGTCCTCCATGATGGGTCAATGGTACGATCTAACAGACCTGCCAGTAACACAAGGATGTCAGTGTATGAGAATGGAACCCTCCACATGAAGGGTGTGAGTCAAGCAGACAGCGGGAAATATGAATGTATTGCTACCAGCTCAACTGGCTCAGAGAGAAGGGTGGTGACCCTGACAGTTGAGAAGGGAGAGTCTGCACCTCAAATAGTGGAAACATCCCAGCGCATGACAGAATTGTTCTTCGGAGATCAGCTGAGACTCAACTGTTCAGCTACAGGAGACCCTAACCCCAGGATCATGTGGAGGCTGCCATCTAAAGCTGTGGTGGACCAGTGGCACAG GATGGGAAGCAGAATTCAGGTCCTCGATAATGGTACACTTACTGTTAGCACTGTGAGCGACAAAGATGCTGGAGACTATCTCTGTGTGGCACGAAGCAAAGTTGGTGATGATTTACAACTCATGAGGGTCAGTGTGTCAATGAAGCCAGCCAAGATAGAGCCTAAGCTCTATGGAAAGAAGCAGGTGCCCTATGGTAAGGACCTGAAGGTTGACTGTAAAGCCTCTGGAGCACCAAAGCCAGAGATCTCCTGGGGTCTGCCAGACGGTACAGTGGTCAACAGTGCACTTCAGTCTGATgccagcagtggaggaggacgAGCACGGCGCTATACACTTTTTGACAATGGAACTCTCTACCTAAACCAG GTTGGTATTTCAGAGGAAGGGGACTATACCTGCTATGCTGAGAACCAGGTGGGCAAGGATGAGATGCTTGTACATATCAGCGTAGTGACCGCTGCTCCCAGGATACGTCCAACCAGCCAGGCCTATGCCAGGGTGAAGCCTGGAGGGAACATCCGCTTTGACTGTGAAGCACTTGGGGAGCCCAAACCCAAGATCCTGTGGATGCTGCCCACCAACGATGTGATTGCAGCATCTAATGAACGCTACCTAATGCATGTCAATGGCTCTCTGGATATCAGGGATGTGAAGGTTATTGATGCTGGGGATTATGTTTGTATGGCTCGCAACCCCGCTggagaaaatagaaaagtcTACAAGCTTGACATAGATGGGAATCCACCAATGATCAATGGCTACCAGCAGAATAGGACTGTAATCAAAGATGTAGCTGCTAAattctccaggaaattaatagACTGTAAAGCTGAAGGTGATCCCACTCCTAGTATCACTTGGATTATGCCTGATAACATCTTTCTAACAGCACCATACTTTGGCAGCAGGATTAATGTCCACCATAATGGAACATTAGAGATTCGTAATGTGCGACCAACTGATACAGCAGAATTCATTTGCGTGGCGAGGAATGATGGAGGAGAGGCAGTAATGGTTGTGCAGCTGGAGGTGACCGGTATGCTCCGAAGGCCCATCTTCAAGAACCCCTTCAATGAACGTGTTGTGTCTCGTATTGGGAAAACCACAGTTCTGAACTGCTCTGCTAATGGACACCCAATGCCGGAGATCATCTGGACTTTGCCGAATGGAACACGGCTTACTGGTCAACCTAACCGTGGCTCTCACTATCACCTAGGCAGTGATGGGACTTTAGTCATCTACAATCCTCACCAAGAGGATGCTGGGAAGTACCGCTGTGGTGCCAGGAATTTCATGGGTTATATTGAGAAGCTGATAATTTTGGATGTTGGGCAGAAGCCTTACATTCTGACAAGGCCAAGGGGCATCATACGGAGTATGTCTGGAGACCCTCTTTTCCTTCACTGTCTATCTGATGGGAGTCCCAGACCCAGAATCTATTGGACCATTCCTGGTGGCCACACTCTTACTCGGCCTCAAGTCTTCGGGCGCTACAAGTTACTAGAGAATGGTACTCTTGTTATTCAGGATACAACTCTACACGACCGAGGGAACTACATCTGCAGGGCTCATAATGATGCTGGGGAGGCTGTGCTCACTGTTCCTGTCATTATCATTGCCTACCCTCCACGGATCACAAAAGGGCCACCTCCCCACGTGAAGGCAGTGAGCGGGATATCTATCCAGCTCAACTGTGTCGCCTTTGGGATCCCCAAGCCAGAAATCACATGGGAACTGCCCGATCACTCAATtctgtcagcagcagaacaagGCCGACCTATGGGTAGCGAAATGCTTCACCCTCAGGGCACTCTAATCATTCAGAGGCCCACAACCTCAGACTCTGGCACATACAAGTGCCTCGCCAAAAACCACCTGGGCACAGACTCAAAGGTGACATATGTACACGTACtgtga
- the LOC139336845 gene encoding P2Y purinoceptor 14-like has translation MLSNNTTLSSSSCASIDLVTVNVAISYLYFLLFPVAFLLNGVAMWVCLHLRSTSTFIVYLKNLVASDLLMVLTLPPMAASRLPGAAELRAFDCRYSRVIFYCCLYTSIALMGLISLERFFKIVKPGGKVLGQTVAFSLLMSTFVWVVLFGTTGVPAIILTDQDPVNITEAFCMSLKSPAGLTLHKYSVLSMEIFFWLVSILSVFCYITLKVLQSFRNSGSSNSHGKKKTKLRVFLILLVFFICFVPLHVTRIPFTLNEIFDIDDCTQTWVIIVHKFVLWVSTTDACLDPLFYTHLCREYKDILLDMMKARGIGVGSYSGEGEGSSQ, from the coding sequence ATGTTGTCCAACAACACAACACTCTCCTCCTCAAGCTGTGCTTCCATCGACCTTGTGACCGTAAATGTGGCTATCTCGTACCTGTACTTCCTCTTGTTCCCCGTTGCGTTTCTGCTCAATGGGGTTGCGATGTGGGTGTGTCTGCACCTCCGCTCCACTTCTACCTTCATTGTGTATCTCAAAAACCTGGTGGCCTCCGACCTGCTCATGGTGCTGACACTCCCGCCGATGGCAGCGAGCAGGCTGCCTGGAGCAGCTGAGTTGAGGGCGTTCGACTGCCGTTACTCTCGTGTGATCTTCTACTGCTGTTTGTACACAAGCATTGCTTTGATGGGTCTTATCAGCCTTGAACGCTTCTTCAAAATTGTCAAGCCAGGTGGAAAGGTGTTAGGGCAAACCGTGGCCTTCAGCCTTCTCATGTCCACCTTTGTTTGGGTGGTGTTATTTGGCACAACAGGTGTACCGGCCATCATTCTAACAGACCAGGATCCCGTTAACATAACTGAAGCTTTCTGTATGTCCCTGAAAAGCCCAGCTGGTCTGACGCTTCACAAGTATTCGGTTTTGTCTATGGAAATCTTCTTCTGGCTCGTCAGCATACTGAGTGTGTTCTGCTACATCACACTGAAAGTCCTGCAGTCCTTCAGAAACTCTGGGAGCAGCAACAGCCATGGAAAGAAGAAGACCAAGCTACGAGTCTTCTTGattcttcttgtgtttttcatatgttttgtgcCTCTTCATGTGACTCGTATCCCATTCACACTAAATGAAATCTTTGACATTGACGACTGCACCCAAACATGGGTGATAATAGTCCATAAATTTGTTCTGTGGGTCTCTACCACCGATGCCTGCCTGGACCCTCTTTTCTACACCCACCTGTGTCGGGAGTACAAAGACATACTGCTTGACATGATGAAAGCCAGAGGGATCGGTGTGGGCTCATATTCAGGTGAAGGAGAGGGGAGTTCGCAGTAG
- the LOC139336489 gene encoding P2Y purinoceptor 12-like, with the protein METNATSLLFPGNHSHTNSTCSRDNVLKTVVFPVLYSFLFLLGLSLNGVAAWVFLRIPSKSHFIIYLKNIVVADLIMTFTFPFKVLSDSNMASTGLRIFVCRVSSVLFYLTMYISILFFGLISIDRCRKTLKPFRGTNAARLARRKLLSGAIWTILLVLCLPNMILTCKTPTSPYFKCSDLKTEAGLRWHEVVNHVCQVIFWGNLVTVIVCYTLITKELYRSYSRTRAGGTIRQAQSRSTVRTPNQAKRKMSANVFLVLAVFFVCFVPFHFARVPYTMSQTRGVLFDCKLKLFFFQLKESTLFLSSLNSLLDPLIYFFLCKSFRTTLFKTLRLPPGTCSWLIMRGSDTETGSTPLRDSSMCT; encoded by the exons ATGGAGACAAATGCAACTTCCCTCCTGTTCCCTGGCAATCACAGCCACACCAACAGCACCTGTTCTCGTGACAACGTTCTGAAGACGGTGGTTTTTCCGGTTCTCTactcctttctctttctgctcgGGCTGTCGCTCAACGGCGTGGCTGCGTGGGTGTTTTTACGGATTCCCTCAAAGTCTCACTTCATTATCTACCTGAAGAACATCGTGGTTGCAGATCTCATCATGACCTTCACGTTCCCGTTCAAG gtgttATCAGACTCCAACATGGCTTCCACTGGGCTGCGTATTTTTGTGTGCCGGGTCTCCTCGGTGCTCTTCTACCTCACCATGTACATCAGCATCCTCTTCTTCGGCCTCATCAGCATCGATCGCTGCAGAAAGACCCTCAAGCCCTTTCGGGGGACTAACGCAGCCCGGCTGGCCCGTCGCAAACTCCTTTCAGGAGCCATCTGGACCATCCTGCTGGTTCTCTGTCTGCCCAACATGATCCTCACATGTAAAACCCCGACTTCTCCTTACTTCAAGTGCAGTGACCTGAAGACAGAGGCTGGGCTGCGCTGGCACGAGGTGGTAAATCACGTCTGTCAAGTTATTTTCTGGGGCAACCTGGTGACTGTGATAGTGTGCTACACTCTGATCACCAAAGAGCTGTACAGATCCTACTCCCGCACCCGCGCTGGAGGGACCATACGTCAGGCGCAGAGTAGGTCAACGGTTCGGACGCCCAACCAGGCCAAAAGGAAAATGAGTGCGAATGTCTTCCTGGTTCTGGCAgtgttctttgtgtgtttcgTGCCCTTTCATTTCGCCCGTGTGCCATACACCATGAGCCAGACCCGAGGGGTTCTCTTTGACTGTAAGCTCAAACTCTTCTTCTTTCAGCTGAAGGAAAgcaccctcttcctctcatccttAAACTCTCTCCTGGACCCTCTCATCTACTTCTTCCTCTGTAAGTCCTTCAGGACCACTCTGTTCAAGACCCTGCGGCTGCCTCCTGGTACCTGTAGCTGGCTAATAATGAGAGggtcagacacagagacaggcagcaCCCCTCTGAGAGACTCCTCCATGTGTACCTAA
- the LOC139336107 gene encoding P2Y purinoceptor 13-like, which translates to MSSNHTSHNDSECDSFIYDAKFVPALYFLMFPIALLLNGVAAWVSLHLKDTSTFMVYLKNLVAADVIMTLNIPIKAAGDLLGAPHKLFILSCYVSPIFYSTLYTCITLLGVISLDRFFKIMAPRSKLFGQNLTFSRVISGSVWVILFGSTALPNMILSNKPVANMAELTGCMDMKGTAGLELHGRIVIYMNVFFWLVSVVIAVCYICITNKVIQSFRNSGSNNNQGKQKIKLRVFLVVVVFFVSFGPYHIVRIPYTFQQVNNLSHSSCAWLKGRFAKELSLWFATTNICMNPLLYVFLCREFKEKLMSMMKSVSISFQASAGKAEGSSPK; encoded by the coding sequence ATGTCATCGAACCACACATCTCACAACGACTCGGAGTGTGACAGTTTCATTTATGATGCAAAATTTGTCCCAGCCCTCTACTTTTTAATGTTCCCCATAGCTTTGTTGCTGAATGGTGTGGCGGCCTGGGTGTCTCTGCACCTCAAGGACACCTCCACCTTCATGGTGTACCTGAAAAATCTAGTAGCTGCTGATGTTATCATGACCTTGAACATCCCAATCAAAGCTGCAGGTGACTTGCTGGGTGCGCCGCACAAGTTATTCATACTCTCATGTTATGTCAGTCCCATTTTCTACAGTACACTGTACACATGTATCACTTTGTTGGGTGTTATAAGTCTGGACCGCTTCTTCAAGATCATGGCCCCCCGCAGCAAGTTGTTTGGTCAGAACCTGACCTTTAGCAGAGTGATATCAGGCTCAGTCTGGGTGATACTGTTTGGAAGCACAGCTTTACCAAACATGATTTTAAGTAACAAACCAGTCGCCAATATGGCAGAGCTCACCGGCTGTATGGACATGAAAGGAACGGCTGGACTGGAGCTCCATGGGAGGATAGTGATTtacatgaatgtttttttctggctcgTCAGTGTGGTCATTGCGGTTTGCTATATTTGCATCACAAACAAGGTGATTCAGTCTTTTCGAAACTCCGGCAGCAATAACAACCAGGGAAAGCAGAAGATCAAACTGCGCGTTTTTCTGGTCGTCGTTGTGTTCTTTGTGTCATTCGGACCGTACCACATTGTCAGGATCCCGTACACCTTCCAGCAAGTCAACAATCTGTCCCATTCCAGCTGCGCTTGGTTAAAGGGCAGGTTTGCCAAGGAGCTCAGCCTCTGGTTTGCCACCACAAACATCTGCATGAACCCGCTTCTCTATGTCTTCCTGTGTAGAGAGTTCAAGGAGAAACTGATGTCTATGATGAAGAGTGTGTCCATCTCATTCCAGGCCTCAGCAGGGAAAGCAGAGGGCAGTTCACCAAAGTAG